A genomic segment from Oncorhynchus keta strain PuntledgeMale-10-30-2019 chromosome 9, Oket_V2, whole genome shotgun sequence encodes:
- the med22 gene encoding mediator of RNA polymerase II transcription subunit 22 isoform X3, translating to MANQRALPQSKESLLQNYNKRLKDDIRSILDNLTEIIKTAKVEDETQVSRATQAEQDHYEMHVRAANIVRAGESLMKLVSDLKQFLILNDFPSVNEAISLQNQQLRSLQEECDKKLTSLRDEIAIDLYELEEEYYSSRYK from the exons ATGGCCAATCAAAGAGCGCTCCCTCAAAGCAAGGAGAGTCTTCTTCAGAACTACAACAAAAGACTGAAGGATGATATCAGGTCCATTCTAGATAACCTCACGGAAATCATAAAAACTGCAAAG GTAGAGGACGAGACACAGGTCTCTCGGGCTACACAGGCTGAGCAGGACCACTATGAGATGCACGTCAGAGCAGCCAACATT GTGCGTGCGGGCGAGTCCCTGATGAAGCTAGTGTCGGACCTGAAACAGTTCCTGATCCTCAACGACTTCCCTTCGGTCAACGAGGCCATCAGCCTGCAGAACCAGCAGCTGCGCTCGCTGCAGGAAGAGTGTGACAAGAAGCTCACCTCGCTCCGTGACGAGATCGCCATCGACCTGTACGAGCTAGAGGAAGAATATTACTCCTCCAGGTACAAGTAG
- the rpl7a gene encoding 60S ribosomal protein L7a isoform X1, with amino-acid sequence MPKGKKSKGKKVAPAPSVAKKHEAKKVVNPLFEKRPKNYGIGQDIQPKRDLTRFVKWPRYIRLQRQRSILYKRLKVPPAINQFTQALDRQTATQLFKLAHKYRPETKQEKKQRLLARAEQKAAGKGDTPTKRPPVLRAGVNTVTTLVESKKAQLVVIAHDVDPIELVVFLPALCRKMGVPYCIVKGKARLGRLVHRKTCTSVAFTQTNPEDKGSLAKLVEAIKTNYNDRYEEIRRHWGGGIMGPKSTARIAKLEKAKAKELATKLG; translated from the exons ATG CCTAAAGGCAAGAAGTCTAAGGGGAAGAAGGTGGCACCAGCCCCTTCGGTGGCCAAAAAGCACGAGGCCAAGAAAGTGGTCAACCCCCTGTTCGAGAAGAGGCCAAAGAACTATGGCATTG GTCAGGACATCCAGCCAAAGCGTGATTTGACACGCTTTGTGAAATGGCCCCGTTACATCCGCCTGCAGAGGCAGCGCTCCATCCTGTACAAGCGTCTGAAGGTCCCCCCAGCGATCAACCAGTTCACCCAGGCACTAGACCGCCAGACTG CCACACAGCTGTTCAAGCTGGCCCACAAGTACAGGCCGGAGACCAAGCAGGAGAAGAAGCAGAGGCTGCTGGCCCGCGCTGAACAGAAGGCTGCTGGAAAGGGAGACACCCCAACAAAGAGGCCACCTGTTCTCCGTGCAG GTGTGAACACTGTCACCACTCTGGTGGAAAGCAAGAAGGCCCAGCTGGTGGTCATTGCCCACGATGTGGACCCTATTGAG CTGGTAGTCTTTCTGCCTGCTCTGTGTCGCAAGATGGGCGTCCCTTACTGCATTGTCAAAGGCAAggccaggctgggaagactggtGCACAGAAAGACCTGTACCTCAGTCGCCTTCACACAGACAAACCC TGAAGACAAAGGTTCCCTTGCCAAGCTGGTGGAAGCCATCAAGACCAACTACAATGACCGATATGAGGAG ATCCGTCGTCACTGGGGAGGTGGTATCATGGGTCCGAAGTCCACAGCCCGTATTGCCAAGCTGGAGAAGGCTAAGGCCAAGGAACTGGCCACCAAGCTCGGATAA
- the LOC118374356 gene encoding surfeit locus protein 1, translating to MGSLTVMFACSAKTLKMIKNNSHAIYFKRTLLPRLPLFKQSEGKCINFGRLSSSTAASAAKGEDSFLKWLLLLIPVTTFGLGTWQVKRREWKIKLIAELRSLTSVEPIPLPIDPLELNNLEYRRVKVRGHYDHSQEMYILPRSPVDPEKEAREAGQLSSSGDTGANVITPFYCSDLGITILVNRGYVPRKKIKPETRMKGQVDDEVDLVGVVRLTEIRKPFVPQNDVERNRWHYRDLETMARVTGAEQIFIDADLASTIPGGPIGGQTRVTLRNEHMQYIMTWYGLCAATSYMWYAKFIKRIV from the exons ATGGGCAGTTTAACAGTTATGTTCGCGTGTTCTGCTAAGACCTTGAAGATGATCAAAAATAAC TCACATGCAATTTATTTCAAGAGGACTCTATTGCCACGACTGCCTCTCTTCAAACAATCAGAAG GCAAGTGTATCAACTTTGGTCGACTGTCAAGCTCCACAGCTGCCAGTGCAGCGAAGGGAGAGGACTCCTTCCTCAAATGGCTCCTGCTTCTGATCCCTGTCACCACATTTGGTCTTGGGACATGGCAG GTGAAACGTCGAGAATGGAAAATTAAGTTGATTGCAGAACTGAGAAGTCTTACTTCCGTTGAACCCATTCCTCTTCCTATTGA TCCTCTGGAGTTGAACAATCTGGAGTACAGGAGAGTAAAGGTGCGTGGGCACTATGACCACTCCCAGGAGATGTACATCTTACCACGCTCACCTGTCGACCCAGAGAAAGAGGCAAGGGAGGCAGGCCAGCTGTCATCCAGTGGAGATACTGGAGCCAATGTCATTACCCCGTTCTACTGCAGTGACCTAgg GATCACGATCCTTGTAAACAGAGGATATGTTCCTAGGAAGAAGATCAAACCAGAAACCAGGATGAAGGGACAG GTGGATGACGAGGTTGACCTGGTAGGTGTGGTGAGGCTGACAGAGATCCGCAAACCCTTTGTGCCACAAAATGACGTGGAGCGCAACCGCTGGCACTACCGCGACCTGGAGACAATGGCTAGAGTCACAGGGGCTGAGCAGATCTTCATCGATGCTGACCTGG CCAGCACAATTCCGGGTGGACCTATAGGAGGACAGACCAGAGTCACCCTAAGGAATGAACATATGCAGTACATTATGACGTG gtATGGTCTCTGTGCAGCAACCTCTTACATGTGGTATGCCAAGTTCATCAAAAGGATTGTGTAA
- the c9h9orf78 gene encoding splicing factor C9orf78 homolog: MPSGKNFRRRRESSSDEEEDEITAEVRSKLDEAKELQSLRKRQTGVSVAALLEGEKLRLDEGGDNDPFKLKTGGVVDMKKVKDRARDMTDDDTGDLNLGTSFSAETNRRDEDADMMKYIETELKKKKGLVEAEEQKVKVKNAEDLLYELPENIRVNSAKKTEEMLSNQMLSGIPEVDLGIDAKIKNIIFTEEAKAKLLQDQRNKKKDNGTSFVPTNIAVNYVQHNRFYREDVNAPQRHHNRHKPKEPEARPLRVGDTEKPGPEAVEPANHRKRPNNEKATDDYHYEKFKKMNRRY; this comes from the exons ATGCCGTCGGGAAAAAACTTTAGAAGGAGAAGAGAAAGCTCTTCGGATGAAGAGGAAGACGAGATAACAGCTGAAGTTAG ATCGAAACTGGACGAAGCTAAAGAACTGCAGAGTTTACGGAAAAGACAGACTGGAGTTAG CGTGGCCGCATTGTTGGAGGGGGAGAAACTTCGCTTGGACGAAGGGGGTGAT AATGACCCTTTTAAATTGAAGACGGGGGGGGTTGTTGACATGAAAAAAGTTAAAGACCGGGCCAGAGACAT GACCGATGACGACACAGGGGACCTTAATCTGGGCACCTCTTTCTCTGCCGAGACCAACAGACGAGATGAAGATGCCGACAT GATGAAGTACATTGAGACAGagctgaagaagaagaagggCTTGGTGGAAGCGGAGGAGCAGAAGGTAAAAGTGAAGAACGCTGAGGACCTCCTGTACGAGCTGCCGGAGAACATCCGAGTCAACTCGGCCAAGAAGACTGAAGAGATGTTGTCCAATCAGATGCTGAGTGGGATCCCCGAAGTTGACCTTGGCATTGA TGCTAAGATAAAGAACATCATCTTCACAGAGGAGGCCAAGGCCAAGCTGCTACAGGATCAGAGGAACAAGAAGAAGGACAACGGTACCTCCTTCGTCCCCACCAACATCGCTGTCAACTACGTCCAGCACAACCGCT TCTACCGTGAAGATGTGAACGCCCCACAGAGACACCACAACAGACACAAACCAAAGGAGCCAGAGGCCAGGCCTCTTCGTGTGGGTGACACAGAGAAACCAGGACCAGAGG CTGTGGAACCAGCCAACCATCGTAAGAGGCCTAACAACGAGAAGGCCACGGACGACTACCACTACGAGAAGTTCAAGAAGATGAACCGTAGATACTGA
- the med22 gene encoding mediator of RNA polymerase II transcription subunit 22 isoform X1 — MANQRALPQSKESLLQNYNKRLKDDIRSILDNLTEIIKTAKVEDETQVSRATQAEQDHYEMHVRAANIVRAGESLMKLVSDLKQFLILNDFPSVNEAISLQNQQLRSLQEECDKKLTSLRDEIAIDLYELEEEYYSSSYGQWDSTDLPLCEAYWRWDSWASPDGGATSGSAQGVEEDTDGPASQETTPKHHLNGHGTTAAAVKP, encoded by the exons ATGGCCAATCAAAGAGCGCTCCCTCAAAGCAAGGAGAGTCTTCTTCAGAACTACAACAAAAGACTGAAGGATGATATCAGGTCCATTCTAGATAACCTCACGGAAATCATAAAAACTGCAAAG GTAGAGGACGAGACACAGGTCTCTCGGGCTACACAGGCTGAGCAGGACCACTATGAGATGCACGTCAGAGCAGCCAACATT GTGCGTGCGGGCGAGTCCCTGATGAAGCTAGTGTCGGACCTGAAACAGTTCCTGATCCTCAACGACTTCCCTTCGGTCAACGAGGCCATCAGCCTGCAGAACCAGCAGCTGCGCTCGCTGCAGGAAGAGTGTGACAAGAAGCTCACCTCGCTCCGTGACGAGATCGCCATCGACCTGTACGAGCTAGAGGAAGAATATTACTCCTCCAG CTACGGTCAGTGGGACAGTACCGACCTGCCCCTGTGTGAGGCCTACTGGCGTTGGGACAGTTGGGCGTCCCCGGACGGGGGCGCCACCTCCGGGTCAGCCCAGGGGGTCGAGGAGGACACAGACGGACCCGCCTCCCAGGAGACCACCCCCAAACACCACCTCAACGGACACGGGACCACCGCCGCAGCAGTCAAGCCCTAA
- the med22 gene encoding mediator of RNA polymerase II transcription subunit 22 isoform X2, with the protein MHVRAANIVRAGESLMKLVSDLKQFLILNDFPSVNEAISLQNQQLRSLQEECDKKLTSLRDEIAIDLYELEEEYYSSSYGQWDSTDLPLCEAYWRWDSWASPDGGATSGSAQGVEEDTDGPASQETTPKHHLNGHGTTAAAVKP; encoded by the exons ATGCACGTCAGAGCAGCCAACATT GTGCGTGCGGGCGAGTCCCTGATGAAGCTAGTGTCGGACCTGAAACAGTTCCTGATCCTCAACGACTTCCCTTCGGTCAACGAGGCCATCAGCCTGCAGAACCAGCAGCTGCGCTCGCTGCAGGAAGAGTGTGACAAGAAGCTCACCTCGCTCCGTGACGAGATCGCCATCGACCTGTACGAGCTAGAGGAAGAATATTACTCCTCCAG CTACGGTCAGTGGGACAGTACCGACCTGCCCCTGTGTGAGGCCTACTGGCGTTGGGACAGTTGGGCGTCCCCGGACGGGGGCGCCACCTCCGGGTCAGCCCAGGGGGTCGAGGAGGACACAGACGGACCCGCCTCCCAGGAGACCACCCCCAAACACCACCTCAACGGACACGGGACCACCGCCGCAGCAGTCAAGCCCTAA